One genomic window of Desulfofundulus luciae includes the following:
- the paaI gene encoding hydroxyphenylacetyl-CoA thioesterase PaaI, which translates to MSDEHVTLSEELKEWLLNDPFPRLLGVEIVELKPGYSRVRLKVTEQMTNIHGITHGGVIFTVADVAFGTASNSRGVPAVGINMNISYLKKSAPGDELVATAREENLTRHTGLYRITVENQRGELVAVASGLVYRRSRQKET; encoded by the coding sequence ATGAGTGATGAGCATGTCACCCTGTCCGAGGAGTTAAAAGAGTGGCTTTTAAATGATCCTTTCCCCAGGTTGCTGGGGGTAGAAATAGTGGAGCTTAAGCCCGGTTATTCCCGGGTCAGGCTGAAGGTGACGGAGCAGATGACCAATATCCACGGCATTACCCACGGCGGGGTCATTTTTACCGTGGCCGATGTGGCCTTTGGTACCGCCAGTAATTCCCGGGGCGTGCCCGCCGTGGGTATAAATATGAACATCAGCTATTTAAAGAAAAGTGCTCCCGGGGATGAACTGGTGGCCACCGCCCGGGAGGAAAATTTAACCCGCCATACGGGGCTGTACCGGATCACCGTGGAGAACCAGCGGGGGGAACTGGTGGCCGTGGCTTCGGGCCTGGTCTACCGGCGGAGCCGGCAAAAGGAAACCTGA
- a CDS encoding zinc-ribbon domain-containing protein, giving the protein MFYCPECGTKIESGTKFCGNCGKPLNLSQVSKSQRQKLTESHVKIIVASVLVLIIGIALYLSLGKGGFLLTSSPETVAKAFVEGVIKGDKSVTRLCAGDDVAQAWNSGVMVLGLSMTKDRNFNYKVIRRTNKEAMVEVSGASGHLCTIELININGKWLVAYVY; this is encoded by the coding sequence ATGTTCTATTGCCCTGAATGCGGTACAAAAATAGAATCAGGAACCAAATTTTGTGGAAATTGTGGAAAACCTCTGAACTTAAGTCAGGTCAGTAAATCCCAAAGACAAAAATTAACTGAATCCCATGTAAAAATAATTGTTGCTTCTGTGTTGGTGTTGATAATTGGGATAGCTTTGTATTTATCACTGGGGAAAGGCGGTTTCCTGTTGACTTCATCTCCTGAGACTGTGGCAAAAGCTTTTGTCGAAGGTGTTATTAAGGGAGATAAAAGCGTTACAAGGTTATGTGCCGGTGATGATGTTGCTCAAGCATGGAACAGTGGTGTAATGGTACTTGGACTTAGCATGACCAAGGACAGAAATTTTAATTATAAAGTTATCAGGAGAACTAATAAGGAAGCTATGGTGGAAGTATCAGGTGCGAGTGGTCATCTTTGCACGATTGAACTTATAAACATTAATGGCAAGTGGCTGGTTGCATATGTTTATTAG
- a CDS encoding HEAT repeat domain-containing protein has translation MVAFVYCYKNADDEWVASDIVNLYTIGDLRGAINKSVLGKPKSADEGAERDRTWPSSIPSFDAKVIDAGQHMVRCMKANGRRYTYKIRKNYYVHVKTGDLIKANASIIASVIPLKQEGYCPARDCRYNFLSDLSSDNRETVYCAVKALGFLIEDSKESIPLLIDIAHSYPDELIRLEAAGSLARLNCSSGWKILQELINQHNNLSLQMEAVLLLGELNDPRAKRLLFSIADNKGCSGELRAAAIWGLAYQYRDIIDRLITYIDDEVLDVALHAIIACSRLTNNDNLEVILNAIGTNIRRSAAIITILMLHGVSYISQIIEFVFKKANSEQRKWLIYLMGLLGPDPCFSLLEKYGKEGREIINSLTMFWDLHYNNWTIKPDISEKIRFLLKQN, from the coding sequence TTGGTAGCATTTGTTTACTGTTATAAAAATGCAGATGATGAATGGGTAGCTTCTGATATTGTTAACCTATATACAATTGGAGATCTAAGAGGAGCAATAAATAAATCTGTTTTAGGAAAACCTAAAAGTGCAGATGAAGGAGCTGAGAGAGATCGCACTTGGCCGTCTAGCATTCCATCTTTTGATGCAAAAGTTATTGATGCAGGGCAACATATGGTTCGATGTATGAAAGCTAATGGACGTCGCTATACCTATAAAATTCGTAAGAATTATTATGTACATGTTAAAACCGGTGATTTAATAAAAGCAAATGCTTCTATAATTGCTTCGGTAATCCCTTTAAAACAGGAAGGATATTGCCCCGCAAGAGATTGCAGGTACAATTTTCTCTCGGATTTAAGCTCTGACAATCGTGAAACTGTTTATTGCGCTGTTAAGGCGCTAGGTTTTTTGATAGAGGACTCTAAAGAATCGATTCCTTTGCTAATTGACATAGCACACAGTTATCCAGACGAGTTAATAAGACTTGAAGCTGCTGGTTCCTTAGCGCGCCTTAATTGTTCTTCTGGATGGAAAATATTACAGGAATTGATTAACCAACATAATAATCTTTCCTTACAAATGGAAGCCGTTTTGTTACTTGGTGAACTTAATGATCCTAGGGCAAAAAGGTTGTTATTTTCCATAGCTGATAACAAAGGTTGCTCTGGTGAGCTACGGGCTGCAGCAATTTGGGGCTTGGCGTACCAGTATAGAGACATAATAGATCGTTTGATTACTTACATTGATGATGAAGTATTAGATGTTGCTTTGCACGCAATAATTGCATGTTCTAGGCTAACAAACAATGACAATCTCGAAGTGATATTGAATGCGATCGGGACAAATATTCGAAGGTCTGCCGCAATAATAACTATTTTAATGCTTCATGGGGTTAGTTATATTTCTCAGATTATAGAGTTTGTGTTCAAAAAGGCAAATAGTGAGCAACGAAAGTGGTTAATATACTTAATGGGTTTACTGGGACCGGATCCCTGCTTTAGCCTACTTGAAAAATATGGTAAGGAGGGCAGAGAAATAATTAATAGTTTAACCATGTTTTGGGACCTTCACTACAATAATTGGACTATAAAACCAGACATTTCGGAAAAAATAAGGTTTCTTTTAAAACAAAATTAA
- a CDS encoding winged helix-turn-helix domain-containing protein, which yields MYILVSLGKISIKNEERREYGNMWYPRQGQIIKALLVELYKAGGVAKPKEIYGKVATHFPELSEAALYYKVYGSTYKWQNRVRCAKQDLVQKGAIDNSIKGVWILTSEGQKKALELLHMRKAT from the coding sequence GTGTATATTTTAGTAAGTTTGGGCAAAATATCTATAAAAAATGAGGAAAGGAGAGAATATGGTAATATGTGGTATCCAAGGCAAGGACAAATCATAAAAGCTCTTTTAGTTGAGTTATACAAAGCTGGGGGAGTAGCAAAACCTAAAGAAATATATGGAAAAGTTGCTACCCATTTTCCTGAATTGAGTGAGGCGGCTCTGTATTATAAAGTTTATGGTTCTACATATAAGTGGCAAAATCGCGTAAGATGTGCAAAGCAAGATCTGGTTCAAAAAGGAGCTATTGATAATTCAATTAAGGGTGTATGGATCCTCACAAGTGAGGGTCAGAAGAAAGCCCTCGAGCTGCTTCATATGAGAAAGGCCACATAA
- a CDS encoding helix-turn-helix domain-containing protein — protein sequence MTDDIKVAVGMRIKEIRLALGMSQEELAFKSGLHRTYISSIERGERNISIINIQKISRALGVRPKDLLP from the coding sequence ATGACCGATGATATTAAAGTTGCTGTTGGCATGCGAATTAAAGAAATTCGGTTAGCATTGGGTATGTCGCAGGAAGAGCTTGCCTTCAAAAGTGGTCTCCATCGAACTTATATAAGTTCAATTGAAAGAGGTGAACGAAATATATCCATAATCAATATACAAAAGATCTCACGAGCTCTTGGGGTTAGACCAAAAGATTTATTGCCATAG
- a CDS encoding DNA-methyltransferase: MNHLPAYTTDFGEMYCGDAMELFDILDDGSVNLAITSPPFALLRKKDYGNKDQDEYVDWLAEFALKLKPKLANDGSFVLDLGGAYKKGLPVRSLYNYKVMIKLCEEIGYYLAEEFFWFNPSKLPSPIEWVNKRKIRVKDAVNTVWWFSKTEYPKANVTNVLVPYSERMKKLLKDQNKYYSPKERPSGHDISLAFGIDNGGAIPSNLLQIPNTESNSKYLRCCKLLNIKGHPARFPKGLPEFFIKFLTEPGDLVLDFFAGSNTTGQAAEELGRRWISFEIEPHYVATSSFRFLPDIEKAAEIYTSLLNGTRNLNLSVTTQWMSLFSKRM, from the coding sequence ATGAACCATCTTCCAGCTTATACAACTGATTTTGGTGAGATGTATTGTGGGGACGCCATGGAACTATTTGATATATTAGATGATGGATCTGTAAATTTGGCCATTACTTCACCCCCCTTCGCTCTACTACGAAAAAAAGACTATGGTAATAAGGACCAAGACGAATATGTCGACTGGTTGGCTGAGTTTGCCCTTAAGCTCAAACCAAAACTCGCAAATGATGGTAGCTTTGTATTGGATTTAGGAGGAGCCTACAAGAAGGGGCTACCTGTCAGATCTTTATATAATTACAAAGTGATGATAAAACTTTGCGAGGAAATTGGCTACTATTTAGCCGAAGAATTCTTTTGGTTTAATCCATCTAAGTTACCCTCACCAATTGAATGGGTAAATAAGCGGAAGATTCGAGTAAAAGATGCTGTAAATACTGTATGGTGGTTTTCAAAAACCGAATACCCCAAAGCAAACGTAACCAATGTTTTAGTTCCATACTCAGAGAGGATGAAAAAACTACTTAAAGATCAAAACAAATATTATAGCCCTAAAGAACGCCCTTCCGGACATGATATTTCTTTAGCTTTTGGAATAGATAATGGCGGAGCTATACCATCAAATTTACTTCAAATACCAAATACTGAAAGCAATTCTAAATATCTAAGATGCTGTAAACTCCTTAATATAAAAGGGCACCCTGCACGCTTTCCTAAAGGGTTACCAGAGTTTTTTATAAAGTTTTTAACTGAACCTGGAGATCTTGTCTTGGACTTCTTTGCTGGTTCTAATACTACTGGTCAGGCAGCGGAAGAGTTAGGTCGAAGATGGATTTCCTTTGAAATAGAACCGCATTATGTTGCTACCTCAAGCTTTAGATTTTTGCCAGACATTGAAAAAGCCGCTGAAATTTACACAAGCCTACTCAATGGTACTAGGAACCTCAACCTGTCAGTGACTACTCAATGGATGTCGCTGTTTAGTAAAAGAATGTAA
- a CDS encoding tetratricopeptide repeat protein produces MNKLRKFPFMATLIIIIAALFTGCGQSGANAKISKQLELAVKYLSENKFEEAVLAYQEVIKIDRKNVLAYKGMSIAYSMQGKMDQAEQALQNGLKQVPDAKPLKLALAGLMIDLNKKDQAEAIYKEIISLDAKYLPAYQAYAKLLIIMNRQNEAVALLERAVLSNAEQYKSQALLAEMYLKSGYSQKALEAINKSLTIEPNQSVSYKLLVEIYSNRWTEFVALGDQFVQQGLYIPGQIIKIYGLYKMGKFDEIIEQYEKLANDVKASPKVRLIAAQAYLKVGNKEKGFNALKDLKIEDIKDAALLAEIASYYLEAGDKDTARRLAIQGISLDETVIENYVVLYRSYLEEDESQADIWLTKYLLNSILSLEDAKKEIGCYFV; encoded by the coding sequence TTGAACAAGCTTAGAAAATTTCCTTTTATGGCTACCTTAATCATAATTATTGCCGCGCTTTTCACAGGCTGCGGCCAGAGTGGAGCCAATGCTAAAATAAGCAAGCAACTTGAATTGGCTGTAAAATACCTTAGCGAAAATAAATTTGAGGAAGCTGTCCTGGCTTACCAGGAAGTAATAAAAATCGACCGGAAAAACGTCCTCGCCTACAAAGGCATGAGCATTGCCTACTCGATGCAGGGGAAAATGGACCAGGCGGAACAGGCCCTGCAGAACGGCTTAAAACAAGTTCCTGACGCTAAGCCGTTAAAACTGGCTCTAGCTGGTTTGATGATTGATTTGAATAAAAAAGACCAGGCGGAAGCCATATATAAGGAGATAATTTCCTTGGACGCAAAGTATCTTCCTGCATACCAGGCTTATGCCAAACTTCTAATTATTATGAACAGGCAAAATGAAGCAGTGGCCTTACTAGAGAGAGCAGTATTGTCAAATGCTGAACAATACAAAAGCCAGGCTCTGTTGGCGGAAATGTATTTGAAAAGCGGGTATAGTCAAAAAGCACTGGAAGCTATAAACAAGTCACTGACTATAGAGCCTAATCAGTCAGTATCCTATAAACTGCTGGTAGAGATCTACTCCAACCGCTGGACGGAGTTTGTGGCCCTCGGTGATCAGTTCGTACAACAAGGACTGTACATTCCGGGTCAAATTATAAAAATTTATGGATTATATAAGATGGGCAAATTTGATGAAATCATTGAACAATACGAGAAATTGGCAAACGATGTAAAAGCCAGTCCCAAAGTTAGACTGATTGCAGCCCAGGCTTACTTGAAAGTTGGTAACAAAGAAAAGGGGTTTAACGCTCTAAAAGATTTAAAAATTGAAGATATAAAAGACGCCGCCTTACTTGCTGAGATAGCAAGCTACTACCTTGAGGCAGGTGATAAAGATACTGCTCGCAGATTGGCTATCCAGGGTATTAGTCTTGATGAAACGGTCATAGAGAACTATGTTGTTCTTTACAGGAGCTATTTAGAGGAAGATGAATCACAAGCCGATATCTGGTTGACAAAATATTTACTGAACAGCATTCTGAGTTTAGAGGATGCAAAAAAAGAAATTGGTTGCTATTTTGTTTAG